CGCCGAAGGAATCGACCCCATGGGCGCGGTCGAGGTCGAGGCGCTCAGCCCCGGCCTGCTGCGCCGCAGGCTCAGCGACGCGATCGAGGCCCTGATCGACGACGTCACCGCGTGGAACCAGCTCTCCCGAGCCGAGCAGACTGAGCGCGAACTCCTGCAGAACCTGCACGCACGCGTGAGCGAAGCCCTGCGCCACGAGTCCGGAGACTCGCCGACAACATGATCACCGGCACTGCGTAGCCCGCAGGAATCCGTGATGGGCAGGTCCTCGCCGAGCCCGCCGAGACCCTCGAGACGCACACGTACATGCACCGTTTCGCCCGCAACTGGAACTGCGAGCAGCGCTGAACGGCGCACACGCTGCCCCCGATCCGACCCACACGGAAACCGAATACATTCGACTGGTGGACGTGGAAGCCACGGCGCGAATTCTGAGAGGTCCCGGACCTGATTGCGCGTGACCCGCGGCCCATCAGGTCTCAGAGTTCTAATTGTCGCCGTGCGCTGCACGACACCCCCCGCAACGTGCCTGAATTCTCCCTGTTCAGGAAGAACATCCAGCAGGTATAAGCACCTCCGCTCCCTCCCTCAAGGCGTCGCCCAAGGGGTCGGAAATCGCCGGAACTTATCCACAGGGCACTCCTTCTAGCTTTCTGGGCGTGTGCTTTCCGCCGCGCAGGTGGGACGTCGTGACTCGTCCTGCTTGCGTATTCGGACGGCGCATTCGGAAATGCAGCCCACTGCTCAGGAGACGACGAATGCAGACCAAGTCCATAGGCCGAGCGGGCATCGCGGTCGCCACGATCGCCATGGGAGCCGCGGCCACCCTGGCGGCCGCGCCGGCCGCACTGGCGAGCTCCCCCGCGCAGGCGCCGACCACCCTCGCCGCGAAGAACACGTGCCCCACCTGGTCGGTGACCGGCAAGGCCGTCAACTTCCGCAGCGGACCGGGCACCGGGTACGCGTCGAAGGGACTGCTCTACCGCTGGTCCGACTCGGGCACGAAGCTCTCCAGCAGCGGCTCCTGGATCAAGCTCAAGCTCGACCACAAGTCCAAGACCGGTATCAAGACGGGCACCATCGGCTGGGTCCACAAGAACTACCTCGAGCAGTGCGTCTACATGCAGCTCGACTGACCCGCCCCACCCCGGCGCACGGCCCCGAGCCGACGCGACCGTGAACTCCCGGCCGGGCACTACCCCCTGCCCGGCCGGGACCGGCCGAGGACCGCCCTTCACGCCCCCGAAGCGGCGCTCGTCCCGCCCCGTCCTCCGAGTGAGCGGGACCGTCCCGGCCCACCAGGGGGTGCCGCCACCCGCGCCGGCGGCACCCCCGCCCCTTCTTCTCTGCACGGCGCAGCCCATCAGCGCCGCAACCCCAGCTGGAGTTTGTGTGTCCACCACTGCCGTGCCGGTCGGCCGCCCCGACCAGGCCGGGAACGGAACCACACGCCGATGGCCGGCGGCGATCTGGACGCTGATGGTCGGAACCTTCCTCGTCCGGGGCCTCGGATTCACGTATCCGTTCCTGCCGTACCACCTCAACGACCTGCACCTGTCCACCCGCACCGTCAGCACCATCCTGGCCGTCTTCGGCGCCGGCTGGCTGCTGGGTTCCATACTGTGCGGCTGGCTCGCCGACCGGATCGGCCACCGCGCCACCCTCATCACCGCCATGCTGCTCGCCACGGCCGCCCTGCCCCTGCTCGCCCAGGCCCAGGCCGTCCCCGCGCTGTTCGCCGCGAGCTTCACCGCCGGCATCGTCTACGACGCCTCCCGCCCGGTCTTCACCGCGGCGATCGCCGACACCTTTCCCGAGGACGGGGTACGCGCCTCCGTCAACGCGTGGCGTCACTTCGCTGTCAACGTCGGCGCTGCCGTCGCCGGAACCGCCGGCGGCATGCTCGCCGGCCCGATCGGCATCTCGGCCCTGATCTGGATCAACGCCGCTGCATGCGCACTCTTCGCCCTCCTCGTGTGGCGCTTCCTGCCCCCCGCCGACCATCAACCCCACCCCCACGGCGGCGAAGTCCGATCAGGCAACTACCGTGCCGCGATGGGCGACCGGGGCCTGTGGGTGCTGCTCCTGGCCAGCCTCTGCGCCCTCACCTGCGCCGCGAGCCTCTTCTCCTCCATGCCGATGCTCATGGCCGAAGATGGACTCGCCGCCGCGGACTACGGCTGGACCCAGACCGCGAACGCCGGAGCGGTCCTGCTGCTCTCCCCGCTCCTCAACCGTTGGCTCAGCCGCCAGGCCGACGGCCCCAAGCCGATGACCGGCCTGTTCGCCGCGAGCTCCATCGTCCTGGGCGCCAGCATGGGCGCCGCCGGATTCGCCTCCACCACCCTCGGCTACTCCGCCACCGCCGCCCTCGCCGTCCCCGGCGAGATCGTCGTGTTCGTCGCCGCGTCCGACCTCCTCAACCGGCTCTCGCCACCACACGCCCGAGGCCTGTACGCGGGGATCTGGGGCACGACGCTGGCCGGCGCCGTCATCATCGCCCCCGCGCTCGCCGGATGGGCCATCACGCACGGCGGCGGCCAACTGGCCGCGATCACCACCTTCACCGTCGGCCTCCTCGGCGCCGCCCTGTCCTGGCCCCTCGCCGCGTTCGTCCGCCGCACCCAACCCGAACCCACCCACGACTGACCGGGAGCAACCGCATGTCCCACCACCAGCCCGTGCTGCTCGTCCTGGGCGCCGGCGATCGCGCCTACCGCTCCTTTCTCCTGCAGGAGTTCGCCGCTCGACACCATCTCGTTCTCCTCGACAACCGGCCGCCCGCATGGACCCGGCCCTACGTCACCGACGCGGTCCACGTCGACCTGCACGATCACCAAGCGGTCAGCCGCGTGATCACGGAGATCGCCCTGCGGCAGCCGATCTCCGGGGTCACCACCTACCTCGAGCATCACGTCGAGCTCGCGGCCCAGCTGGCCAAGGGACTCGGTCTGCCCGGCGCGGACCCGGAGGCCGTCGCGGCGTGCCGCGACAAGGCCCGCACTCGCCAACTCCTCGCCGAGCACGGCGTGCCCTCAGCCCGCTCCGTCCTCGTCGACGACGCCGAGGAGGCGGCCGCCGCCGCCGACGCCATCGGCTACCCCGTCGTCGTCAAACCCCGCGGCCTGGGCGGCAGCGCCGGCGTCCGCCGCGCCGACTACCGCCAGCACGTCACCGCCTACTACGAGGAGGCCGCCGCCGCGACTCTGATCGGCCTGGAGGACAGCGCCGTCCCCGGAGTCCTCGTCGAGGAGTACCTCCGCGGGCCCGAAATCAGCGTCGAGTGCCTGGTACGCAGCCGCGGCGACGTGCACCTGGCGGCCGTCACCCGTAAACGGCTCGGCACCGAACCGGCCTTCCTGGAGACCGGCCACTTCGTCGACGCCTCCGACCCGCTCCTCGACGACCCGGCCCTCCATCACGTCGTCACCGAAGCGATCAAGGCCGTCGGGTTCACCGCCGGCATCCTCCACGTCGAGGTACGCCTCACCAGCCAGGGCCCGCGCATCATCGAGCTCAACGCACGCCTCGGGGGCGACCTCATACCCCGCCTCGTCCACCTCGCGACCGGCGTTTCCCTCCCGCAGGCCCAGGCCGCACTGGCCACCGGAGACACCCCGGAGCTGACCGCCTCCGTACGGCAGAGCGCGGCCGTCGAGTTCCACTACCCGACCGCCACCGGCCCCGTGCAGACGGCTCACGCCGACGCGCTCAGCGCCGACTGGCTCGAACGCCTGGTCTGGACACACGACCGGGGTGACCTCGTGAACGCCGCCCCGCACAGCACCATCAACGACCGCGTCGCCCACGCCGTGGTCAGCGGCCCCACCCCCGACGCCTGCCAGACCCGGCTCGACCACGTCCGCAATCACCTCACCGTCCACATCGCATCCCCCATCCGCACCACCGCCTGCGTGCGCTGACCCGACACCGACCCCGCACAAGGACCAGGAGCCGCTGACATGCCCCGCGCCCAGGCCGCCACAGCCCCCCGGCGCCTTCGCTCCGCACCCGCCGACCGGAGGCCGACAACGTGGTGACCCTGCCGTTCACCCGGACCAAGGCCGCCGCTGCGTCCGAAGAGGCCGCGTCCCCCGAGGACCCGACCACCCACGTGGCCCGCCTGCGCCGCATGGGACAGGGCATCGCGCTCCCGATCGCCGCGATGCCCGCCGCCGGACTCCTGCTACGCCTGGGACAAGACGACCTTCTCGGGCGCTACGAGCACCTGCACACCGCAGCCGCGGTCATCTCCGGAGCGGGCGCGGCCGTCCTCGACTACCTCCCGGCGCTGTTCGCCGTCGGCATCGCCCTGGGCCTGAACCGCACCAAGGACGTCGCGGGCCCGGTCCTGGCCTGCCTCATCTCCTACCTGGTCCTGGCCAAGGTGGTCCTCGTCCTCAACCCGCTGCCCGCCGATCAGCTCGACGCCCCGCCGGCGCGGTGGCCCTACGGCGCTCTGGCGGGCATCGTCGGTGCTCTGCTCGCCCTGGCGATCTGGAAACGAGTCACCACCGGCCGCCGCCGCGTGCCTCCGTTCGCCGCGTACGGGATCGTCGCCGTCGCCGCCATCGCCGCCGGATCCCTGCTCGGGCTCGCCTACCCCGCAGTCGAGCGGGTGCTCACCGCAGCTGCGGCCGCCGTGTCGGACAACGCGGTCCTCGGCGGAGGCATCTTCGGGTTCCTCAACCGAATCCTGGGACCCATCGGCCTCCACCAACCCCTCAACGCCGTCGTCTGGTACCTGACCGGCGACTGCGGAGACGGCATCAAGGGCGATGTGCCCTGCTTCATCCAGCAACACGACCCGGACGCCGGCGTGTTCATGGGCGGCTTCTTCCCCGTCTACATGGCCGGCCTACCGGCCGCCGCCCTGGCCATGTGGCGCAGCGCCCTCCCCGAACATCGCCGCCGCGTCGGCGCCCTGCTGCTGCCGGCCGCCGCGATCTGCTGCCTCGCCGGCGTCACCGAACCGATCGAGCTGACCTTCGCATTCGTGGCCTTCCCGCTCTACATCGTGCACGCCGTACTCACCGGGCTCAGCCTCGCGATCGTCAATCTCCTCGACATCCACTCGGGCTTCGTCTTCAGCGCCGGCGCGATCGACTACGTCCTCAACTACTCGATCTCGCAACGCCCGTTGCTGCTGCTGCCACTCGCCCTCGCCTACGGCGCCCTCTATTACGCGATCTTCCGCTTCGCCATCACCCGCTTCGACCTGCGCACCCCCGGCCGCACCCCAGCACCACCCGACGACACACACACCGAAACCCCGTCCGGACTCCGCCCCT
The window above is part of the Streptomyces griseiscabiei genome. Proteins encoded here:
- a CDS encoding SH3 domain-containing protein, whose protein sequence is MQTKSIGRAGIAVATIAMGAAATLAAAPAALASSPAQAPTTLAAKNTCPTWSVTGKAVNFRSGPGTGYASKGLLYRWSDSGTKLSSSGSWIKLKLDHKSKTGIKTGTIGWVHKNYLEQCVYMQLD
- a CDS encoding MFS transporter encodes the protein MSTTAVPVGRPDQAGNGTTRRWPAAIWTLMVGTFLVRGLGFTYPFLPYHLNDLHLSTRTVSTILAVFGAGWLLGSILCGWLADRIGHRATLITAMLLATAALPLLAQAQAVPALFAASFTAGIVYDASRPVFTAAIADTFPEDGVRASVNAWRHFAVNVGAAVAGTAGGMLAGPIGISALIWINAAACALFALLVWRFLPPADHQPHPHGGEVRSGNYRAAMGDRGLWVLLLASLCALTCAASLFSSMPMLMAEDGLAAADYGWTQTANAGAVLLLSPLLNRWLSRQADGPKPMTGLFAASSIVLGASMGAAGFASTTLGYSATAALAVPGEIVVFVAASDLLNRLSPPHARGLYAGIWGTTLAGAVIIAPALAGWAITHGGGQLAAITTFTVGLLGAALSWPLAAFVRRTQPEPTHD
- a CDS encoding ATP-grasp domain-containing protein produces the protein MSHHQPVLLVLGAGDRAYRSFLLQEFAARHHLVLLDNRPPAWTRPYVTDAVHVDLHDHQAVSRVITEIALRQPISGVTTYLEHHVELAAQLAKGLGLPGADPEAVAACRDKARTRQLLAEHGVPSARSVLVDDAEEAAAAADAIGYPVVVKPRGLGGSAGVRRADYRQHVTAYYEEAAAATLIGLEDSAVPGVLVEEYLRGPEISVECLVRSRGDVHLAAVTRKRLGTEPAFLETGHFVDASDPLLDDPALHHVVTEAIKAVGFTAGILHVEVRLTSQGPRIIELNARLGGDLIPRLVHLATGVSLPQAQAALATGDTPELTASVRQSAAVEFHYPTATGPVQTAHADALSADWLERLVWTHDRGDLVNAAPHSTINDRVAHAVVSGPTPDACQTRLDHVRNHLTVHIASPIRTTACVR
- a CDS encoding PTS transporter subunit EIIC; amino-acid sequence: MVTLPFTRTKAAAASEEAASPEDPTTHVARLRRMGQGIALPIAAMPAAGLLLRLGQDDLLGRYEHLHTAAAVISGAGAAVLDYLPALFAVGIALGLNRTKDVAGPVLACLISYLVLAKVVLVLNPLPADQLDAPPARWPYGALAGIVGALLALAIWKRVTTGRRRVPPFAAYGIVAVAAIAAGSLLGLAYPAVERVLTAAAAAVSDNAVLGGGIFGFLNRILGPIGLHQPLNAVVWYLTGDCGDGIKGDVPCFIQQHDPDAGVFMGGFFPVYMAGLPAAALAMWRSALPEHRRRVGALLLPAAAICCLAGVTEPIELTFAFVAFPLYIVHAVLTGLSLAIVNLLDIHSGFVFSAGAIDYVLNYSISQRPLLLLPLALAYGALYYAIFRFAITRFDLRTPGRTPAPPDDTHTETPSGLRP